From Antennarius striatus isolate MH-2024 chromosome 9, ASM4005453v1, whole genome shotgun sequence, one genomic window encodes:
- the jazf1b gene encoding juxtaposed with another zinc finger protein 1b isoform X2 translates to MTGIAAASFFSNACRFGSCGLHFDSLAELIVHIEDNHIDTDPRLLEKQEQQQPTYVALSYINSVNTPPRHTSGNLTPPVTPPITPSSSFRSSTPTGIECDEEEVDFEESDSDESWTTESAISSESILSSMCMNGGDEKPFACPVPGCKKRYKNVNGIKYHAKNGHRTQIRVRKPFKCRCGKSYKTSQGLRHHTINFHPPISADIIRKMHQ, encoded by the exons ATGACAGGTATCGCCgctgcttctttcttttccaaCGCTTGCAGGTTCGGTAGCTGTGGACTTCACTTCGACTCTCTGGCCGAGCTCATCGTTCACATCGAGGATAACCACATCG ACACAGACCCCCGTCTTCTGGagaagcaggagcagcagcagccgacATACGTTGCCCTCAGCTATATCAACAG TGTTAATACTCCACCTCGCCACACCAGTGGAAACCTCACCCCTCCTGTCACCCCGCCCATCACCCCTTCTTCTTCCTTCCGCAGCAGCACACCTACAGGCAT TGAGTGTGACGAGGAGGAGGTAGACTTTGAGGAGTCTGACAGTGATGAGTCGTGGACCACCGAGAGCGCCATCAGCTCTGAGTCCATCCTCAGCTCGATGTGTATGAATGGAGGAGACGAGAAGCCTTTTGCTTGCCCTGTGCCAGGCTGCAAAAAGAGATACAAG AATGTGAACGGGATCAAGTATCATGCTAAGAACGGCCATCGGACCCAGATCAGGGTGCGCAAACCCTTCAAGTGCCGCTGTGGGAAGAGCTACAAAACATCTCAGGGTCTCCGCCATCACACCATCAACTTCCACCCACCCATCTCTGCTGACATCATCCGTAAGATGCATCAGTAG
- the jazf1b gene encoding juxtaposed with another zinc finger protein 1b isoform X1 has protein sequence MTGIAAASFFSNACRFGSCGLHFDSLAELIVHIEDNHIDTDPRLLEKQEQQQPTYVALSYINRFMTDAARRENDVVKKKVQPKLSLALTGNLSRCSVNTPPRHTSGNLTPPVTPPITPSSSFRSSTPTGIECDEEEVDFEESDSDESWTTESAISSESILSSMCMNGGDEKPFACPVPGCKKRYKNVNGIKYHAKNGHRTQIRVRKPFKCRCGKSYKTSQGLRHHTINFHPPISADIIRKMHQ, from the exons ATGACAGGTATCGCCgctgcttctttcttttccaaCGCTTGCAGGTTCGGTAGCTGTGGACTTCACTTCGACTCTCTGGCCGAGCTCATCGTTCACATCGAGGATAACCACATCG ACACAGACCCCCGTCTTCTGGagaagcaggagcagcagcagccgacATACGTTGCCCTCAGCTATATCAACAG GTTCATGACAGATGCTGCTCGTCGAGAAAACGATGTCGTCAAGAAGAAGGTGCAGCCCAAGTTATCTCTGGCTCTGACAGGCAATCTGTCTCGCTGCAGTGTTAATACTCCACCTCGCCACACCAGTGGAAACCTCACCCCTCCTGTCACCCCGCCCATCACCCCTTCTTCTTCCTTCCGCAGCAGCACACCTACAGGCAT TGAGTGTGACGAGGAGGAGGTAGACTTTGAGGAGTCTGACAGTGATGAGTCGTGGACCACCGAGAGCGCCATCAGCTCTGAGTCCATCCTCAGCTCGATGTGTATGAATGGAGGAGACGAGAAGCCTTTTGCTTGCCCTGTGCCAGGCTGCAAAAAGAGATACAAG AATGTGAACGGGATCAAGTATCATGCTAAGAACGGCCATCGGACCCAGATCAGGGTGCGCAAACCCTTCAAGTGCCGCTGTGGGAAGAGCTACAAAACATCTCAGGGTCTCCGCCATCACACCATCAACTTCCACCCACCCATCTCTGCTGACATCATCCGTAAGATGCATCAGTAG